TTGGGGGGTAGGCTGAAGGCGCCTCGATCGAGCCCGCCTGTCGAGGCGCACCCAGAACGGAGCCTTGCCATGCGCAGCTATCGGAAGGAATTGTGGTTCTCCTTGCCAGAACGGAGAGGGTTTGTCAACATCACCCCTGATGTTGAAGCCTGCTTGGCCGAAAGCCAGGTGAAGGAAGGCTTGGTCTTGGTCAACGCCATGCATATCACGGCCTCGGTCTTCATCAACGATGACGAGTCTGGGCTGCACCACGACTATGAGACCTGGTTGGAGAGGCTCGCCCCGCACGAGCCCGTGAGTGGGTACTGGCACAACCGCACCGGCGAGGACAACGCTGACGCCCACCTGAAGCGGCAAGTCATGGGGCGCGAGGTCGTGGTTGCTGTCTCCCGCGGACAACTAGATTTCGGCCCCTGGGAGCAGATCTTCTACGGGGAGTTCGATGGCCGCCGGCGAAAACGGGTGCTCGTCAAAATCATCGGCGAATAGTGGCCCGCCGCGGCGCTGGCCACCAGCGCAGGAGGTTCAGATGAGACGCGGGATGCTGGCGGTGCTGATCGCAGGACTCGTGAGCGCATGCGGCGCCCCTGCTGAACCGACGCTTGAGGCGCCGCTTTCGGCGACGCCGGGCCCCTTGCCCCCGCCCAGTGAGGCGGCTCCGGCACCGGCC
The sequence above is drawn from the Anaerolineales bacterium genome and encodes:
- a CDS encoding secondary thiamine-phosphate synthase enzyme YjbQ, with amino-acid sequence MRSYRKELWFSLPERRGFVNITPDVEACLAESQVKEGLVLVNAMHITASVFINDDESGLHHDYETWLERLAPHEPVSGYWHNRTGEDNADAHLKRQVMGREVVVAVSRGQLDFGPWEQIFYGEFDGRRRKRVLVKIIGE